From the genome of Streptomyces sp. NBC_00523:
GGCGGCCTCGGTGGCGCCCGCGTGTTCGGTGACGTTGGCCAGGGCGCCCTGGGCGATCCGCAGCAGCGCGGACTGGGTGCGGTCGGGCAGGACGGTGTGCGGGGCGCCCTCGATGTGGCAGCGGACGGTGAACCTGCCCTGCGCCTGGGCGGTTTCGCGGGCGGCGAGTGCGTGCAGGGCGGCGTCGAGGCCGCCGCCCTCGGCCAGGTCGGCGGGGGCCAGGTCGTGGACGAAGCGGCGGGCCTCGGCGAGGTTGCGTTCGGCGATGCCTCCGGCGGTACGGATGTGGCGTCGGGCGGCGGCCGGGTCGGTGTCCCAGGTGCGGTCGGCGGCCTGGAGGAGCATCTGCTGGCTGGACAGGCCCTGGGCGAGGGTGTCGTGGATCTCCATGGACAGCCGCTGGCGTTCGGCGAGGGTGCCTTCGCGGCGCTCGGTGGCGGCGAGTTCGCGGCGGGTGCGGAGCAGGTCGTCGATGAGCCTGCTCTGCCGTACCGCCTGGCGCTGCATGTGGACGAACACGGCGGTGGCGACGGCGGCCACGGCGGGCGGGGCGAGCACGAGGTTGGGGTCGAAGCCGTGCGCGAGGCGGAGCTGCGCGGCGACGACGAACAGCGTGAGCAGGGCGACGAGCGCGTACGCGGCACGGGGCGGCAGGATGCGCAGCCCGGTGTAGAAGAGCGGCACCGCGCACCAGGCGAAGCTGGGCGCGAGGACGACGACGGTCATCCACACGGCGACGAGCACACCGAGCCAGACCAGGCTGCGGGCGGTGGGTCGCGAGCCGAGCACGGGCCCGACGACGTACAGCACGGCCAGGGCGATCGAGAGACCGATGATCCAGGGCGTGCGGGCCTCACCGGGGTGCCGGAGCAGGAACCGGGTGAGCGAGGCGCCGAGGAGCAGGAAGAACGCGGCGTGCATGAGGAGGGCGAGGGAGCGGGTGTCCCCGTCGTCGGTGCCCTCCTCCGGCGCGGGCCGGAGCCCGTCCTCGTACCGCTGCTCCACCTCGTACCCCTGCTCTCCGGTCCCGGAGGAACCCCGCTGACCTGCGTGGACATTCCATCGTCCCCCCGGACGGGCGTCCGCGCATCAACCGATCGGCCGATGGGGACGTCAGCCGTCCCGGGCGCCGGGTCGAGCCGGTACGACGACCGTCCGGGGGCGGTTGTGGGCCAACGATGGATGCAGGACGCGGGAACCACCCGCTTCCGCCCCCCGCTGAGGAGCCCCTGATGAAGAAGATGTCGCTGCGCACCCGTGTCCTGACCGGTACCGTCGTCGCCGCCGCCCTCGGGGCCGGCACCTTCGGCGCGATGTCCGCGAACGCGTCCACCCCGGCCGCCGCGCCCGCCACCACCGTCAAGGCCGACACGGCGAACCGCAACCTCCAGCAGACCACGCACCTGACCCTCGACGCCGCGACGAAGGCCGCGAAGGCCGCCCTGGACGCGGCGAAGAAGGAGAACCAGCGCGTCGCCGTCTCGGTGGTCGACCGCAACGGCAACACGATCCTGACCCTGCGCGGCGACGGCTCGGGCCCGCAGGCCTACGAGTCGGCCGAGAAGAAGGCGTACACCGCCGTGTCGTGGAACGCCCCGACCTCCGAGCTGGCCAAGCGGCTCGCCCAGGCCCCGAACCTGAAGGACATCCCTGGCACGCTGTTCCTCGCGGGCGGCGCCCCCGTGCAGGTCAAGGGTGCCCCGGTGGCGGGCATCGGCGTCGCGGGCGCCCCGAGCGGCGACCTGGACGAGAAGTTCGCGCAGGCCGGCGTCGCCGCCCTCGCCAAGTAGTACCTACGCGCACACCTCCCGGGAGACGGACATGAACGCCCTCGATCACCAGCTGCTCGACGCCGCCCGCACCGGCGACACCGACGGAGTGCGCACCGCGATCGAGGGCGGCGCCCGGGTCGACGTCCGCGACGTGGAGCTGCGCACCCCGTTGCTCCTGGCCGTCCACGGCAACCACCTCGGGGCCGCCCGGGTGCTCGTCGCGGCGGGCGCCGACCCGGACGCGCAGGACCGGCGCGAGGAGAGCCCCTGGCTGGCCACCGGCGTCACGGGCAGCGTGGAGATGCTGCGCGTCCTGCTGCCCGCCGGTCCCGACCTGAAGCTGCGGAACCGGTTCGGCGGGATCGCGCTGATCCCGGCGAGCGAGCGCGGTCATGTCGCGTACGTACGGGAGCTGCTGAAGGTCACCGACATCGACGTCGACCACGTCAACCGGCTGGGCTGGACCGCCCTGCTGGAGGCCGTGATCCTCGGCGACGGCGGCCGGGCGCACCAGGAGATCGTGGAGCTGCTGCTCGCGGCGGGCGCGACGCCGGGGCTGCCGGACGGCGACGGGGTGACCGCCCTGGAGCACGCGGAGCGGCGCGGTTTCGCGGGGATCGCGGCGCTGCTGCGTGCCGCGTCGGACACGGGAGGCACGCGGTGAGCGCCTGCCGAGCCGGGGCCCCGGACCGCCCCCGGCGCCCCCTCCCCGTCCTCCTGGCCGCCGTCGCCGCCGCGGCCGTGCTCGCCGGGTGCGCCGCCACCGACGCGCCCGCGTCCCCTGCCACCCCGCCCGCCGCGCAGGCCCCCGCGCCCACCGCCACGCCCGAGCCCGGCACCACCCCGCACGGCACCCTGCTCGTCGCCGACTTCGGGGCCGACACCGTGTCCTTCGTGGACCCGGTACGGGGTGCCTTCGACCGGGTGAAGGTCGGCACCGCCCCCTATGGCGTCGTCGTCGGCGCGGACGGGCGGGCGTGGGTCACCACCGCCGAGGGCGTCGCGGTCGTGGACACCGGGAAGCGGACGCGGCTGGACCTGATCCCGTACAAGACGCGGACCGGCCCCGCGACGACCGGCGAATACCGGGGCGGCGGGATGGGTATCGCGCTGGCCCTCGACGGCCGGCACGCGTACGTCGGCGTCAACGTGCCTGATGGCAACGGGGTCCTGGAGGTCATCGACACCGCGACCCGGAAGGTGACCGGCACGGTCCCCGTGGGGCGGCGGCCCTTCGACGTGGACGTGTCGCGCGACGGCTCGGAGGCGTACGCCACCGGGCACGACTCGTTCGACGTGACGTCCGTCCGTACGGACACGCTCCGCGCGCGCCGCATGGAGGTCGCCCCGTACGGCACCGAGGGCGGTCTCGGGTCCTGGCTGAAGCCGCACTACGCGGTGGTGCGGCCGTCCGACGGGAAGCTGCTGCTGCCGTTCGAGGGCGAGCGGCTCGCGGTCCTCGACCCGCGCACCGGGAAGGTCGCCGTCGAGCGGATGACGGCCAACACCCACCAGCACGGCGCGGCCCTCGCCCCCGACGGCACGCTGCTCGTCGTCGGCACCGGACCGATCGCCTCCGACGACGAAGGGGCGTCGCTGACGATCCGTGAACCGGACGGCTCCGAGCGCGTCGTGAAGCTGGACGGCCCGCACGAGGACGTCGCCGTGTCGCGGGACGGCCGTACGGCGTACGTCACAGGAGGCTTCACCCGTGACGGCTACTGGAACGGCATTACGGTCGTCGCCCTTGACGGGAAGACGCCCCCGGTCCGTCTGGCGGCCGGTGAACGGCCGCTGGGGATCGCGGTGCTGTGATCCCGGCCCACCACCCCCGGATTACGACATTCCGCACATAGGATCATCGGTGTGGATCATCGAACCCCGGCACGCCGCAGGGCGGCCCGCGCCGCCCTCCCCCTGCTCGCCCTCGCCCTCCTCGCGCCCGCCTGCACGGGCGGGGTGGAGGGCAGGCCGGGGGCGTCCGGGGTGCGCGATCCGTACTTCCCGAAGCTGGGCAACGGGGGCTACGACGTCACGCACTACGCCCTCACGCTCGACGTGGACCCGGACGAGCAGACCCTGCGCGGGACGGCCGAGATCACCGCGCGAGCCACGCAGGATCTCAGCTCGTTCAATCTGGACCTGGCCGGGCTGACCGTGAAGTCGGCGACCGTGGAAGGGCGTCCGGCCGCCGTGAACCGGGCGGGCAACGAGCTGACGCTCCGTACGGACGCGAAGGTCGAGGACCGGCTGCGCAAGGGTGAGACGTTCCGCGTCGTCGTGCGCTACTCGGGCTCCCCGAAGACGATCACCGACCCGGACGACTCCGAGGAGGGCTGGCTGCCGACCGACGACGGGGCGCTGGCCCTCGGTGAGCCGACCGGTTCGATGGCCTGGTTCCCGGGCAACCATCACCCGAGCGACAAGGCCGCGTACGACCTGACGGTCACCGTCCCGAAGGGGCTCACGGCGGTCTCCAACGGCGTGATGGCGGGTCCGCCGGTCACGGAGAAGGGCCGCACCACCTTCCGCTGGCACACCGCCGAGCCGATGGCGAGCTATCTCGCGACCCTGGCCATCGGGAAGTTCGAGACGAAGACGTCCACGATGGCGGGTGGCATCACGGTGTTCACGGCCGTGGACCCGGAGGTGGCGAAGGAGAGCGCGCGGACGGTCAGCCGGGTGCCGGAGGTCGTGGAGTGGGAGGCGGAGCACTTCGGTCCGTATCCGTTCTCCGCGACGGGCGCGATCGTGGACCGCGAGGACGACGCCGGGTACGCGCTGGAGACGCAGAACCGGCCGTTCTTCCCCGGCCCGCCGAGCGTGGGGCTGCTCGTCCACGAGATGGCGCACCAGTGGTTCGGCGACTCGGTCACGCCGGAGAGCTGGCGCGACATGTGGCTGAACGAGGGGCTGGCGACGTACGCGGAGTGGCTGTGGGAGGAGGAGAAGAACGACACCCCGGCCGAGGAGTCGTTCGAGGACGCCTACGAGGACAAGGCCAACTGGTCCTTCCCGCCCGCCGATCCGCCGTCCGCCGCCCGGATCTCGGACGATCCGGTGTACGGGCGCGGGGCGATGGTCATCCACAAGATCCGCGAGGCCGTGGACGACGACGAGGAGTTCTTCGCGCTGCTGAAGGGCTGGACGAAGAAGTACCGGCACCGCA
Proteins encoded in this window:
- a CDS encoding M1 family metallopeptidase, with translation MDHRTPARRRAARAALPLLALALLAPACTGGVEGRPGASGVRDPYFPKLGNGGYDVTHYALTLDVDPDEQTLRGTAEITARATQDLSSFNLDLAGLTVKSATVEGRPAAVNRAGNELTLRTDAKVEDRLRKGETFRVVVRYSGSPKTITDPDDSEEGWLPTDDGALALGEPTGSMAWFPGNHHPSDKAAYDLTVTVPKGLTAVSNGVMAGPPVTEKGRTTFRWHTAEPMASYLATLAIGKFETKTSTMAGGITVFTAVDPEVAKESARTVSRVPEVVEWEAEHFGPYPFSATGAIVDREDDAGYALETQNRPFFPGPPSVGLLVHEMAHQWFGDSVTPESWRDMWLNEGLATYAEWLWEEEKNDTPAEESFEDAYEDKANWSFPPADPPSAARISDDPVYGRGAMVIHKIREAVDDDEEFFALLKGWTKKYRHRNASTADFTAYVEEETGQDLSDLWKAWLYGRSRPAADG
- a CDS encoding ankyrin repeat domain-containing protein produces the protein MNALDHQLLDAARTGDTDGVRTAIEGGARVDVRDVELRTPLLLAVHGNHLGAARVLVAAGADPDAQDRREESPWLATGVTGSVEMLRVLLPAGPDLKLRNRFGGIALIPASERGHVAYVRELLKVTDIDVDHVNRLGWTALLEAVILGDGGRAHQEIVELLLAAGATPGLPDGDGVTALEHAERRGFAGIAALLRAASDTGGTR
- a CDS encoding GlcG/HbpS family heme-binding protein, producing MKKMSLRTRVLTGTVVAAALGAGTFGAMSANASTPAAAPATTVKADTANRNLQQTTHLTLDAATKAAKAALDAAKKENQRVAVSVVDRNGNTILTLRGDGSGPQAYESAEKKAYTAVSWNAPTSELAKRLAQAPNLKDIPGTLFLAGGAPVQVKGAPVAGIGVAGAPSGDLDEKFAQAGVAALAK
- a CDS encoding sensor histidine kinase, which codes for MEQRYEDGLRPAPEEGTDDGDTRSLALLMHAAFFLLLGASLTRFLLRHPGEARTPWIIGLSIALAVLYVVGPVLGSRPTARSLVWLGVLVAVWMTVVVLAPSFAWCAVPLFYTGLRILPPRAAYALVALLTLFVVAAQLRLAHGFDPNLVLAPPAVAAVATAVFVHMQRQAVRQSRLIDDLLRTRRELAATERREGTLAERQRLSMEIHDTLAQGLSSQQMLLQAADRTWDTDPAAARRHIRTAGGIAERNLAEARRFVHDLAPADLAEGGGLDAALHALAARETAQAQGRFTVRCHIEGAPHTVLPDRTQSALLRIAQGALANVTEHAGATEAALTLTHLDDRTVLDIADNGHGFTPTATAPGGVRGHGLPAMRARLHQLGGTLTIESAPGEGTVVTATVPVAPTPQDPA